Proteins from a single region of Campylobacter sp. RM16704:
- a CDS encoding type II NADH dehydrogenase encodes MQKKKILFLGAGYATLSAIKALPDEFFEKVQVSLINNNSYHYHTILLHKVASNEDINSSKYDLFPLLSPKINFFQDEVIKISKDKVFTKNKEFDFDILVCGLGFAKETFGIKGMQEYALSIDNYENALKINESIYEKIKNYKNSQNDDDLKIVVCGGGLSGVEFIASLAKELKIFCQKEQIAYEKLELSIIEAMDQILPMFDKNLALKARNKLEQLGVKVYEKSKIIECEKNGIKLESGEFIRANTIIWTAGVKGNAVIENSTDFPSIRSRIEVDAFMHPLNVKNSSKYFFIGDNSIFKNPKTNTPYPPTAQLALREGAYVAKALMAMVDEKEFKQEFSFISGNTVCSVGDDYAVGTVLHKPISGILAIKLKIFIEKLWQYQLIGIKGFLK; translated from the coding sequence ATGCAAAAAAAGAAAATTTTGTTTTTAGGTGCAGGATATGCTACTTTATCAGCTATAAAAGCACTGCCAGATGAGTTTTTTGAAAAAGTACAAGTGAGTTTGATTAATAACAATTCTTATCATTATCATACTATTTTATTACATAAAGTAGCTTCTAATGAAGATATTAATAGTTCAAAATATGATCTTTTTCCTTTGTTAAGTCCAAAAATTAATTTTTTTCAAGATGAAGTAATAAAAATTTCTAAAGATAAGGTTTTTACTAAAAATAAAGAATTTGATTTTGATATTTTAGTATGTGGACTTGGCTTTGCAAAAGAAACTTTTGGTATTAAAGGTATGCAAGAATATGCTTTGAGTATTGATAATTATGAAAATGCACTAAAAATTAATGAAAGTATTTATGAAAAAATAAAAAATTATAAAAATTCACAAAATGATGATGATTTAAAAATCGTAGTATGTGGTGGAGGTTTAAGTGGGGTTGAGTTTATAGCTTCTTTAGCGAAAGAGCTTAAGATTTTTTGTCAAAAAGAGCAAATTGCTTATGAGAAATTAGAACTTTCTATTATTGAAGCTATGGATCAAATTTTACCTATGTTTGATAAAAATCTAGCTTTAAAAGCAAGAAATAAGCTTGAACAACTTGGTGTAAAAGTATATGAAAAATCTAAAATTATAGAATGTGAAAAAAATGGCATAAAACTTGAAAGTGGAGAATTTATTAGAGCAAATACTATCATTTGGACTGCTGGTGTTAAAGGAAATGCTGTGATAGAAAATAGTACAGATTTTCCAAGCATTAGATCACGCATAGAAGTTGATGCTTTTATGCATCCTTTAAATGTAAAAAATTCATCAAAATACTTTTTTATAGGCGATAATAGTATATTTAAAAATCCCAAAACAAATACACCTTATCCTCCAACAGCCCAGCTTGCATTAAGAGAGGGGGCTTATGTAGCTAAAGCTTTAATGGCTATGGTTGATGAGAAAGAATTTAAGCAAGAATTTTCTTTTATTAGTGGTAATACAGTTTGTTCTGTAGGGGATGATTATGCAGTAGGAACGGTTTTACATAAGCCAATTAGTGGTATTTTAGCGATAAAACTTAAAATTTTTATAGAAAAATTGTGGCAATATCAACTTATAGGAATTAAAGGATTTTTAAAATAA
- a CDS encoding sodium-dependent transporter, with protein sequence MQRQTWSNTLTYILTVAGATVGFGATWRFPYLVGENGGGAYVLAFCIAMIFIGIPVILVENVIGRRRMLNSVDAFGGKTNDGIKISNSWQGVGYMGLLGSFGIMAYYMVIGGWVLAYIFKIIIGDFNLSSPINAQYTSQFYNSTIENNPLLIGIFTTIFVIINWIILKKGVIDGIEKSVKYLMPFLFICLLVVVIRNLTLEGASEGVKFYLTPDLSKITPKLFIDVLGQVFFALSLGFGVMITLSSHLKKNENLIKTSVYTGILNTLIAVLAGFMIFPALFSVGLTPDSGPSLVFKTLPVAFSHIPFGSIICVFFFLLLIVAALTTSLPIYQVIISVLEEKFKLDKNTAINLTLGSIFLLGNLPCILTYGPLKDITIIKGKNIFDSFDFISGNIFFVLTAFFCCIYVGWVLKKDAIYELSNQNTLKGNIFKLWYYYVKFIIPLIILVIFYFGIFS encoded by the coding sequence ATGCAAAGACAAACTTGGAGTAACACTCTAACTTATATTCTCACTGTAGCAGGAGCGACCGTTGGTTTTGGAGCCACTTGGCGTTTTCCGTATTTAGTAGGTGAAAATGGTGGTGGTGCTTATGTTTTAGCCTTTTGCATTGCAATGATTTTTATAGGCATTCCTGTGATTTTAGTGGAAAATGTTATAGGAAGACGCAGAATGTTAAATTCAGTTGATGCCTTTGGTGGAAAAACTAATGATGGAATTAAAATATCTAATTCTTGGCAAGGTGTTGGCTATATGGGGCTTTTGGGAAGTTTTGGAATTATGGCTTATTATATGGTAATAGGTGGCTGGGTTTTAGCTTATATTTTTAAAATTATCATAGGAGATTTTAATCTTTCAAGTCCCATTAATGCTCAATATACAAGCCAATTTTATAATTCTACTATAGAAAACAATCCCTTATTAATAGGTATTTTTACTACTATATTTGTAATAATTAATTGGATTATTTTAAAAAAAGGTGTGATTGATGGTATAGAAAAGTCAGTAAAATATCTTATGCCATTTTTATTTATCTGTCTTTTGGTTGTAGTTATAAGAAATTTAACTCTTGAAGGAGCAAGTGAAGGGGTAAAGTTTTATCTAACACCTGATCTTTCTAAAATCACTCCTAAGTTGTTTATAGATGTTTTAGGACAAGTATTTTTTGCCTTGTCTTTAGGTTTTGGTGTGATGATAACCCTATCTTCCCATCTTAAAAAAAATGAAAATTTAATTAAAACTTCTGTTTATACTGGAATTTTAAATACTCTTATAGCAGTACTTGCTGGTTTTATGATTTTCCCTGCTTTATTTAGCGTAGGTTTAACCCCTGATAGCGGGCCATCTTTGGTTTTTAAAACCTTACCTGTTGCTTTTTCACATATACCTTTTGGAAGTATAATTTGTGTATTTTTCTTTTTACTTTTAATCGTTGCTGCACTTACTACAAGCTTGCCAATTTATCAAGTAATTATCAGTGTTTTGGAAGAAAAATTTAAACTAGATAAAAATACTGCTATCAATCTAACACTTGGAAGTATTTTTTTACTAGGAAATTTACCTTGTATACTTACTTATGGTCCTTTAAAAGATATTACTATCATCAAAGGAAAAAATATTTTTGATAGTTTTGACTTTATTAGTGGAAATATCTTTTTTGTTTTAACTGCGTTTTTTTGTTGTATTTATGTAGGTTGGGTGCTTAAAAAAGATGCTATTTATGAACTTTCAAATCAAAATACATTAAAAGGAAATATTTTTAAACTATGGTATTACTATGTTAAGTTTATCATACCTTTGATTATTTTAGTGATTTTTTATTTTGGAATATTTAGTTAG
- a CDS encoding ABC transporter permease: MQWIKKNILIVFIILLWYMISELNIWSEYVLPSPQKVFVAFLSELIDGNLLENTYISLLRIMFGFFIACILAFIFGIIAGMKNQIFEYFENIIEFLRNIPPISLIAILILWFGIGEEPKIIIIILASFFPIFINTTKGIYMVDKKLLEVGYSFNFTKIQLFFKIILPSSLPYILSGMKIGLGYSFRAIIGAEMIAASSGLGHMILDAQELSKSDRVIAGIIVIGLLGCLIDWFFSYLIKKSSKTGYTYEA; encoded by the coding sequence ATGCAATGGATTAAAAAAAATATATTGATTGTTTTTATTATATTGTTATGGTATATGATTAGTGAATTAAATATATGGAGTGAGTATGTTCTTCCTTCTCCTCAAAAGGTCTTTGTAGCTTTTTTGTCTGAATTAATTGACGGAAATTTATTAGAAAATACCTATATTAGCTTACTAAGAATCATGTTTGGTTTTTTCATAGCATGTATTTTAGCTTTTATATTTGGAATCATTGCTGGAATGAAAAACCAAATTTTTGAATATTTTGAAAATATTATTGAATTTTTAAGAAATATTCCTCCGATTAGTTTAATTGCTATTTTAATCTTATGGTTTGGTATAGGTGAAGAACCAAAAATTATCATTATAATCCTAGCATCTTTTTTTCCTATATTTATCAACACAACAAAAGGTATTTATATGGTCGATAAAAAGCTTTTGGAAGTTGGATATTCTTTCAATTTTACAAAAATACAACTGTTTTTTAAAATCATACTTCCAAGTTCTTTACCTTATATTTTATCTGGTATGAAAATTGGTCTTGGATATAGTTTTAGAGCTATTATAGGAGCTGAAATGATAGCAGCTTCTAGTGGTCTTGGTCATATGATATTAGATGCACAAGAATTGTCAAAATCAGATAGAGTTATAGCTGGTATTATAGTTATAGGCCTATTGGGATGTTTGATTGATTGGTTTTTTTCTTATTTGATAAAAAAATCCTCTAAAACAGGATATACCTATGAAGCTTGA
- a CDS encoding ABC transporter ATP-binding protein — MKLEAQNISKFFTINNKQINILSNINFKTIDNGITIILGKSGCGKTTFLKILSGLEKPSQGKILCNAKLSIVFQEPRLMPWLDVFSNISFGMKRSTINKEKIYKLINLVGLDGFEKAYPSQLSLGMMQRVSIARALANNTDIILMDEPFASLDYFTREKLQKNLINIVKQTNKSIVFVTHCIDEALILGKKIIILKNGQITKDYFLDKDYERDLLSNNFIELKKDILNTIKETK, encoded by the coding sequence ATGAAGCTTGAAGCTCAAAATATATCTAAATTTTTTACAATCAATAATAAACAAATAAATATACTCTCTAATATCAATTTTAAAACCATAGACAATGGAATAACCATCATTTTAGGTAAAAGTGGTTGTGGGAAAACAACATTTTTAAAAATCTTATCTGGCTTAGAAAAACCATCTCAAGGAAAAATTCTTTGCAATGCAAAACTATCTATAGTATTTCAAGAACCAAGATTAATGCCATGGCTTGATGTGTTTTCAAATATAAGTTTTGGTATGAAAAGAAGCACAATTAATAAGGAAAAAATTTATAAACTTATTAATCTAGTAGGACTAGATGGATTTGAAAAAGCCTATCCTTCACAGTTATCCTTGGGTATGATGCAAAGAGTTTCTATAGCTAGAGCTTTAGCTAACAATACGGATATTATTTTAATGGATGAACCATTTGCATCCCTAGATTATTTTACTCGAGAAAAATTACAAAAAAATCTTATAAACATAGTAAAGCAGACCAATAAATCTATTGTTTTTGTAACACATTGTATTGATGAAGCTTTAATTTTAGGCAAAAAAATCATAATTTTAAAAAACGGTCAAATCACAAAAGACTATTTTTTAGATAAAGATTATGAAAGAGATTTATTGTCTAATAATTTTATTGAATTAAAAAAAGATATACTAAACACAATCAAGGAGACAAAATGA
- a CDS encoding ABC transporter substrate-binding protein translates to MKTLSKNSLKIITMTIFSILFLIACNQNSSSKENIDKNFTAKKIAITYVKAPLNIPSIIEKEKAIFQKTFDKYNIPVFYSQLTTGPEQTQALASGDIQFLYAVGSTSVILAKANGLDIKIVNKYSKSSKTFTILSQKGTKFITADDIKGKKIAGPKGTILHELLLAYLDSLGLKEKDIEFISMGIPQAQAALVGKSVDMALLAGPNAYNLIQDGYNVVTTADGLIEPLIVVATSKEFYNNNKILVEEFINAQKEILQYIDNNYEESMNITAKETNLSIDDIKQMYPLYNFDININNDDIKSMEKTKQFMLNNKMIDHDVKIKELFIN, encoded by the coding sequence ATGAAAACACTTTCAAAAAACAGCTTAAAAATTATAACTATGACAATATTTTCAATATTGTTTTTAATTGCTTGCAACCAAAATTCATCCTCTAAAGAAAATATAGATAAAAATTTCACGGCAAAAAAAATAGCTATAACTTATGTAAAAGCACCGCTGAATATACCATCAATCATTGAAAAAGAAAAAGCTATTTTTCAAAAAACATTTGATAAATATAATATTCCGGTCTTTTATTCTCAACTAACAACAGGACCTGAGCAAACACAAGCATTAGCTTCAGGAGATATACAATTTTTATATGCTGTGGGTTCTACTTCTGTAATTTTAGCAAAAGCTAATGGACTTGATATTAAGATAGTTAATAAATATAGTAAATCTTCAAAAACTTTTACTATTTTATCTCAAAAAGGAACTAAATTTATAACGGCTGATGATATTAAAGGAAAAAAGATAGCAGGCCCAAAAGGAACTATTCTTCATGAGCTTTTATTAGCATACCTTGATAGTCTAGGATTAAAAGAAAAAGATATAGAATTTATTTCTATGGGTATACCACAAGCTCAAGCAGCATTGGTTGGAAAATCTGTAGATATGGCTTTGCTAGCAGGTCCTAATGCATATAATTTAATACAAGATGGTTATAATGTTGTTACTACAGCCGATGGATTGATAGAACCATTAATTGTAGTTGCTACAAGTAAAGAATTTTATAATAATAATAAAATTCTTGTCGAAGAATTCATTAATGCTCAAAAAGAAATTCTACAATATATTGACAATAATTATGAAGAAAGTATGAATATTACAGCTAAAGAAACAAATTTGAGCATTGATGATATTAAACAAATGTATCCACTGTATAATTTTGATATCAACATAAATAATGATGATATCAAATCAATGGAAAAAACGAAACAATTTATGTTAAACAACAAAATGATAGATCATGATGTAAAAATAAAAGAATTGTTTATAAATTAA
- a CDS encoding 1-aminocyclopropane-1-carboxylate deaminase translates to MIVSKIDTLKYKDFEFLLKRDDLLGYINGNKARKLALFEKNKHLLKKGQRFVSFGSSQSNALVALTKFCYENDFSLIFVCEKMSSFLKENPHGNLEFALKHNVELIENVNYPTRRLQALALKKDDDIFIEEGVAIKEAEFGYKQLALELSEQLSENVSIFLPSGTGTSAAFLAKHSKFKVFTCACVGDSVYLKEQILALEPKYDFSNLTILNPPKKYHFAKPYLELYELYKDLKKECGVEFDLLYDMVGFKTLLAYKEQINDKFLYIHQGGLEGNISMLKRYEYKYSINL, encoded by the coding sequence TTGATAGTAAGTAAAATTGATACTTTAAAATACAAAGATTTTGAATTTTTATTAAAAAGAGATGATTTATTAGGTTATATCAATGGAAATAAGGCTAGAAAACTAGCCTTATTTGAAAAAAATAAACATTTACTTAAGAAAGGACAAAGATTTGTTTCTTTTGGTTCTTCTCAAAGTAATGCTTTGGTTGCTTTGACTAAATTTTGTTATGAAAATGATTTTTCACTCATTTTTGTTTGTGAAAAAATGAGTTCTTTTTTAAAAGAAAATCCCCATGGAAATTTAGAATTTGCACTAAAACATAATGTTGAGTTGATAGAAAATGTAAATTATCCTACAAGAAGACTGCAAGCTTTAGCTTTAAAAAAAGATGATGATATTTTTATAGAAGAGGGTGTAGCTATAAAAGAAGCTGAATTTGGCTATAAACAGCTAGCTTTAGAGCTTAGTGAGCAATTAAGTGAAAATGTAAGTATTTTCTTGCCTTCAGGAACAGGAACTTCTGCGGCATTTTTGGCTAAACATAGTAAATTTAAGGTTTTTACTTGTGCTTGTGTGGGAGATAGTGTGTATTTAAAAGAGCAAATTTTAGCTCTAGAACCAAAATATGATTTTAGTAATTTAACCATACTAAATCCACCTAAAAAATATCATTTTGCTAAGCCTTACTTGGAATTATATGAACTTTATAAAGATTTAAAAAAAGAATGTGGAGTGGAGTTTGATTTGCTTTATGATATGGTAGGTTTTAAAACATTACTAGCTTATAAAGAGCAGATTAATGATAAGTTCTTATATATCCATCAAGGAGGCCTTGAAGGAAATATAAGCATGTTAAAAAGATATGAGTATAAATATTCAATTAATTTATAA
- a CDS encoding OmpA family protein, producing the protein MIKNNQNNEENNFWIAYADLMAGLLFIFILLIGAIVVKYVLTQSDLQIIKENLQKQEERLRENKEELSQKEDILKNLSQKLNNTSNTLDDISKQKQILEANITKLNRDLSSSLDEKDQQIFALLERLNKKDEEIKELERNFDDAKLKIKELSLIKENTIKSLQTKFDTNITLDSNSGAIILPSEVLFDTNSFTLKAHAKENLKAVLTQYFDAIFKNEDILSSIENIVIEGHTDSAGSYIYNLDLSQKRAYAVMSFIHSFYKEPGLQKLLMASGRSYSDVIMKDGKEDKEASRRIEIKFNINTNNAIEKVEKYLDSK; encoded by the coding sequence ATGATTAAAAACAATCAAAATAACGAAGAAAATAATTTTTGGATAGCTTATGCAGATTTAATGGCAGGATTGCTTTTTATATTTATTTTACTAATTGGAGCTATAGTTGTAAAATATGTCTTAACTCAAAGTGATTTGCAAATCATAAAAGAAAATCTACAAAAACAAGAAGAAAGGCTTAGGGAAAATAAAGAAGAGTTAAGTCAAAAAGAAGATATTTTAAAAAATCTTAGTCAAAAATTAAACAATACTTCAAATACACTTGATGATATTAGTAAGCAAAAACAAATTCTAGAAGCCAATATAACTAAACTAAATCGAGATTTAAGTTCAAGCTTAGATGAAAAAGACCAGCAAATTTTTGCTTTGCTTGAAAGGTTAAACAAAAAAGATGAAGAGATTAAAGAGTTAGAGCGTAACTTTGATGATGCAAAATTAAAAATTAAAGAATTAAGCTTGATTAAAGAAAATACTATTAAAAGCCTTCAAACAAAATTTGACACTAATATCACTTTAGATTCTAATTCGGGTGCTATAATTTTACCTTCTGAAGTACTTTTTGATACAAATTCTTTTACACTAAAAGCCCATGCAAAAGAAAATTTAAAAGCTGTTCTTACGCAATATTTTGATGCTATTTTTAAGAATGAAGATATATTGTCAAGTATTGAAAATATAGTTATAGAAGGACACACAGATAGCGCTGGATCTTATATATATAATCTTGATTTATCACAAAAAAGAGCTTACGCTGTGATGAGTTTTATACACTCATTTTATAAAGAACCAGGATTGCAAAAACTTTTAATGGCAAGTGGTAGATCATATTCTGATGTAATTATGAAAGATGGCAAGGAAGACAAAGAGGCAAGCCGTAGAATAGAGATTAAGTTTAATATCAATACAAATAATGCTATAGAAAAGGTTGAAAAATACCTTGATAGTAAGTAA
- a CDS encoding MotA/TolQ/ExbB proton channel family protein, translated as MEVNKTTDDFSDLVLPEGKGSTGIIAYIKIIFIPAILYILVLLGYFGKIDFKVELHSVVMIGIIFLVALIFTRHSADYASSIFEQQKDEFKLVLKRYIMKHFLVIGKETKSNASFDDFAYAYAKELRNENFASVGAAVFPMLGILGTFISIAMSMPNFNSSDTAGLEQEISILLNGVGTAFYVSIYGIFLALWWIFFEKYGNSKFQKLLNRQKNATSDFFWSKEEIDRKYLQESLQHFEKIGTIFEHVSNEEFFKELDNTIDRKFKVFQELVNAEEKAVKLSSEHVKQTMSDLSKTQREQKDIVKIYTEIANAVNILNSNTKDLTLRISEQYNRLLDVSSDKIAHLDKNVSFLNEKISNFSNNIEKYQNLMFENQTKLFEGFKASIIEGMHTFKEAYEEEKNIDEKISLMQDFKEESKELDEQTSQVIAKLENQKEDENK; from the coding sequence ATGGAAGTTAATAAAACAACTGATGATTTTTCTGATCTTGTATTGCCTGAAGGAAAGGGTAGTACAGGAATTATTGCTTATATAAAAATTATTTTCATCCCTGCTATATTGTATATTTTGGTGCTCTTGGGATATTTTGGAAAGATTGATTTTAAGGTAGAATTACATAGTGTTGTAATGATAGGAATTATCTTTTTGGTTGCTTTGATTTTCACAAGACATAGTGCTGATTATGCTTCGAGTATCTTTGAACAACAAAAAGATGAATTTAAACTTGTATTAAAGCGTTATATCATGAAGCATTTTTTGGTCATAGGTAAAGAAACAAAATCTAACGCAAGTTTTGATGATTTTGCTTATGCTTATGCTAAAGAATTAAGAAATGAAAATTTTGCTTCAGTTGGGGCAGCTGTTTTTCCTATGCTTGGGATTTTAGGAACTTTTATAAGTATAGCAATGTCTATGCCTAATTTTAATTCTAGTGATACAGCGGGTTTAGAACAAGAAATTTCTATTTTATTAAATGGAGTAGGAACAGCCTTTTATGTTTCAATTTATGGAATTTTTTTAGCACTTTGGTGGATATTTTTTGAAAAATATGGAAATAGTAAATTCCAAAAACTATTGAATCGTCAAAAAAATGCAACAAGTGATTTTTTTTGGTCTAAAGAAGAAATTGATAGAAAATATCTTCAAGAAAGCCTACAACATTTTGAAAAAATAGGTACAATTTTTGAGCATGTAAGTAATGAAGAATTTTTTAAAGAACTTGATAATACAATAGATAGAAAATTTAAGGTTTTTCAAGAGCTTGTAAATGCTGAAGAAAAAGCAGTTAAGCTTAGTAGTGAGCATGTAAAACAAACTATGAGTGATCTGTCAAAAACTCAAAGAGAACAAAAAGATATAGTTAAAATTTATACTGAAATTGCAAATGCTGTTAATATATTAAATTCAAATACCAAAGATTTGACTTTAAGGATTTCAGAGCAATATAATAGACTTTTAGATGTAAGCTCAGATAAAATTGCTCATTTGGATAAAAATGTTTCGTTTTTAAATGAAAAAATAAGTAATTTTTCAAATAATATTGAAAAATATCAAAATTTAATGTTTGAAAACCAAACAAAACTTTTTGAAGGTTTTAAAGCAAGTATTATAGAAGGTATGCATACTTTTAAAGAGGCTTATGAAGAAGAAAAAAATATTGATGAAAAAATTTCGTTAATGCAAGATTTTAAAGAAGAAAGTAAGGAATTAGATGAACAAACTTCACAGGTAATTGCAAAGCTTGAAAATCAAAAAGAAGATGAAAATAAATGA
- the fbaA gene encoding class II fructose-bisphosphate aldolase: MSVLDLVKPGVLNGDDLNIVYNHAKKEGFAIPAVNVVGTNSINAVLESAKKVNSPVIIQFSNGGAKFVAGKACPKADVLGAISGARHVHLMAKAYGIPVILHTDHAARKLLPWIDALIEANIEFKKETGMPLFSSHMIDLSEEDLESNLSTCENYLKQMSELGISLELELGCTGGEEDGVDNTNIDNAKLYTQPEDVALAYERLSKISDRFSIAASFGNVHGVYKPGNVVLRPEILKNSQNYVKEKFNLKDEKPINFVFHGGSGSNIEDIKAALSYGVIKMNIDTDTQWAFWDGVREYEFKNKAYLQGQIGNPEGDDKPNKKFYDPRVWLRAGEESMIKRLECAFSDLSCIDRN; this comes from the coding sequence ATGAGCGTATTAGATCTTGTTAAACCGGGTGTTTTAAACGGTGATGATCTAAATATCGTATATAATCATGCAAAAAAAGAAGGTTTTGCTATCCCTGCGGTAAATGTCGTAGGGACAAATTCCATTAATGCGGTTTTAGAAAGTGCTAAAAAAGTTAATTCACCTGTAATTATTCAATTTTCAAATGGTGGAGCTAAATTTGTAGCAGGAAAAGCTTGTCCAAAAGCTGATGTTCTTGGTGCAATAAGCGGAGCAAGACATGTGCATTTAATGGCTAAAGCTTATGGGATTCCAGTAATTTTACACACTGATCATGCCGCTAGAAAATTACTTCCTTGGATTGATGCTTTAATCGAAGCAAATATTGAGTTTAAAAAAGAAACTGGCATGCCTTTGTTTAGTTCTCATATGATTGATTTAAGTGAAGAGGATTTAGAAAGTAATCTAAGCACTTGTGAAAACTACTTAAAGCAAATGTCTGAACTTGGAATTTCTTTAGAACTTGAATTAGGATGTACAGGTGGGGAAGAAGATGGAGTTGATAATACCAATATCGACAATGCAAAATTATACACTCAACCTGAAGATGTAGCTTTAGCTTATGAAAGACTTTCTAAGATTAGCGATAGATTTTCAATTGCAGCTAGTTTTGGTAATGTGCATGGTGTTTATAAACCAGGTAATGTAGTTTTAAGACCAGAAATTCTTAAAAACTCTCAAAATTATGTAAAAGAAAAATTCAATCTCAAAGATGAAAAACCAATCAATTTTGTTTTCCATGGTGGTAGTGGTAGCAATATAGAAGATATTAAAGCTGCACTTAGTTATGGTGTAATTAAAATGAATATCGATACAGATACCCAGTGGGCTTTTTGGGATGGTGTTAGAGAATATGAGTTTAAAAATAAAGCTTATTTGCAAGGACAAATTGGTAATCCAGAGGGCGATGATAAACCAAATAAAAAGTTCTACGATCCAAGAGTGTGGCTTAGAGCGGGTGAAGAAAGTATGATTAAACGCTTAGAGTGTGCTTTTAGTGACTTAAGTTGTATTGATAGAAACTAA
- a CDS encoding major antigenic peptide/PpiC-type peptidyl-prolyl cis-trans isomerase, whose product MKKISLVAAALLTGLSLNAAVVATLDGNNITDTEVNEFFAPMLRGAKITDLPADQKKAIIDQYVVQQLVLKDAKAQKIENDPLYKEELERAKEAIMVNIYQKKIFDSIKNNESKAKKYYEDNKDKFTKPAQVKAKHILVTSEKEAKDIIAELSKLSGKALNDKFTQLAKEKSIDKGSSAQGGELGWFSESTMVKPFADAAFSMKKGTISKTPVKSDFGYHIILKEDARAKSTMSYNEVKAGIEGTIKMEEFKELMNKKAEELRKKAKVEYK is encoded by the coding sequence ATGAAAAAAATTTCTTTAGTTGCTGCGGCTTTATTGACAGGTTTGAGTTTAAATGCTGCAGTAGTTGCAACTCTTGATGGAAATAATATTACCGACACAGAAGTAAATGAATTTTTTGCTCCTATGCTAAGAGGTGCAAAAATTACTGACTTACCAGCTGATCAAAAAAAAGCTATTATTGATCAATATGTTGTCCAACAGCTTGTATTAAAAGATGCAAAAGCTCAAAAAATAGAAAATGATCCTTTATATAAAGAAGAATTAGAGCGTGCAAAAGAAGCTATTATGGTAAATATTTATCAAAAGAAAATTTTTGATTCAATTAAAAATAACGAATCTAAAGCTAAAAAATATTACGAAGATAATAAAGATAAATTTACTAAACCAGCTCAAGTAAAAGCTAAACATATTTTAGTTACAAGTGAAAAAGAAGCAAAAGATATTATTGCTGAACTTAGCAAATTAAGTGGTAAAGCTTTAAACGATAAATTTACCCAACTTGCAAAAGAAAAATCAATCGACAAAGGTTCTTCAGCTCAAGGTGGTGAACTTGGTTGGTTTTCTGAATCAACTATGGTTAAGCCATTTGCAGATGCGGCTTTTTCTATGAAAAAAGGAACTATTTCTAAAACTCCAGTTAAGAGTGATTTTGGATATCATATTATCTTAAAAGAAGATGCTAGGGCAAAAAGTACCATGAGTTACAATGAAGTAAAAGCAGGTATTGAAGGCACTATTAAAATGGAAGAATTTAAAGAGCTTATGAATAAAAAAGCCGAGGAACTTCGTAAAAAAGCAAAAGTGGAATATAAATAA
- the nth gene encoding endonuclease III encodes MKRNLEIKELFLKHFGQAKTELVFSNAYELIVCVMLSAQCTDKRVNLITPALFKAYPSVQDLAKAKLLSLKLLINSCSFYNNKAQNLIKMAQAVCEQFNGEIPMNEQDLKTLAGVGQKTAHVVMIEWCGANCMAVDTHVFRVSHRLNLSKAKTPEETEKDLTKIFKDNLNYLHQAMVLFGRYTCKAKNPLCNECFLNHLCKNKDKKLI; translated from the coding sequence ATGAAAAGAAATTTAGAAATTAAAGAATTATTTTTAAAACATTTTGGGCAAGCAAAAACTGAATTAGTTTTTAGCAATGCTTATGAACTTATAGTTTGCGTTATGCTTTCAGCCCAATGTACTGATAAAAGAGTAAATTTAATAACTCCTGCTTTATTTAAAGCTTATCCTAGTGTGCAAGATTTAGCTAAAGCGAAGTTGTTATCTTTAAAACTTTTAATCAACTCATGTTCTTTTTATAACAATAAAGCACAAAATCTTATCAAAATGGCTCAAGCAGTATGTGAGCAATTTAATGGCGAAATCCCCATGAATGAGCAAGATTTAAAAACTCTAGCAGGAGTAGGACAAAAAACTGCACATGTAGTAATGATAGAATGGTGTGGTGCTAATTGTATGGCTGTAGATACTCATGTATTTAGAGTTTCACACAGACTTAATCTTAGCAAAGCCAAAACTCCTGAAGAAACCGAAAAAGATTTAACTAAAATTTTTAAAGACAATTTAAATTATCTTCATCAAGCTATGGTTCTTTTTGGCCGCTATACATGCAAGGCTAAAAATCCTTTATGCAATGAGTGTTTTTTAAATCATTTATGTAAAAACAAAGATAAAAAATTAATCTAG